A stretch of Channa argus isolate prfri chromosome 16, Channa argus male v1.0, whole genome shotgun sequence DNA encodes these proteins:
- the zbtb8os gene encoding protein archease isoform X2 has translation MNTWIIRQTYSEIHSWGDCLEEAFEQCAMGMFGYMTDTETVEPIDTVEVESEGEDMESLLFHFLDDWLFKFSADLFFIPREVKVLQLDRMRFKIRSIGWGEEFSLAKHPQGTEVKAITYSAMQIHDKEKPEIFTIIDI, from the exons atgaat ACCTGGATCATACGGCAGACGTACAGtga AATTCACTCCTGGGGAGACTGTCTGGAAGAAGCCTTCGAGCAGTGTGCCATGGGTATGTTCGGCTAcatgacagacacagagactgtAGAACCCATTGATACAGTTGAAGTGGAATCAGAAG GTGAAGACATGGAGTCTCTTCTCTTTCACTTCCTAGATGACTGGCTGTTCAAATTTAGTGCAGATCTCTTTTTTATTCCCAGG GAGGTCAAAGTTTTGCAGTTAGACAGAATGCGCTTCAAAATTCGTTCAATTGG GTGGGGGGAAGAGTTCTCTCTGGCAAAGCATCCACAG gGAACAGAAGTGAAAGCCATCACATACTCTGCAATGCAGATCCATGATAAAGAAAAACCAGAAATATTTACCATTATTGATATCTGA
- the zbtb8os gene encoding protein archease isoform X1 has protein sequence MDDRQLGLTEAQKVVKAKYPPINKKYEYLDHTADVQIHSWGDCLEEAFEQCAMGMFGYMTDTETVEPIDTVEVESEGEDMESLLFHFLDDWLFKFSADLFFIPREVKVLQLDRMRFKIRSIGWGEEFSLAKHPQGTEVKAITYSAMQIHDKEKPEIFTIIDI, from the exons ATGGACGACCGTCAACTAGGCCTGACAGAAGCACAGAAAGTTGTCAAGGCAAAATACCCGCCAatcaacaaaaaatatgaat ACCTGGATCATACGGCAGACGTACA AATTCACTCCTGGGGAGACTGTCTGGAAGAAGCCTTCGAGCAGTGTGCCATGGGTATGTTCGGCTAcatgacagacacagagactgtAGAACCCATTGATACAGTTGAAGTGGAATCAGAAG GTGAAGACATGGAGTCTCTTCTCTTTCACTTCCTAGATGACTGGCTGTTCAAATTTAGTGCAGATCTCTTTTTTATTCCCAGG GAGGTCAAAGTTTTGCAGTTAGACAGAATGCGCTTCAAAATTCGTTCAATTGG GTGGGGGGAAGAGTTCTCTCTGGCAAAGCATCCACAG gGAACAGAAGTGAAAGCCATCACATACTCTGCAATGCAGATCCATGATAAAGAAAAACCAGAAATATTTACCATTATTGATATCTGA